Proteins encoded in a region of the Zea mays cultivar B73 chromosome 4, Zm-B73-REFERENCE-NAM-5.0, whole genome shotgun sequence genome:
- the LOC109945560 gene encoding zinc finger protein CONSTANS-LIKE 3: MELEQKPPPPPAGYWSGVAGGRPCDACAARPARLHCRADGAFLCPGCDARAHGAGSRHARAWLCEVCEHAPAAVTCRADAAALCAACDADIHSANSLARRHERLPVAPLLGALSDAPAPQHFPSAAAAAGEEASAAEEEDGSDEAEAASWLLPEPDNSHEDSAAADSFFAEPDAYLGVDLDFARCVDGVKAIGVPVTPAPLELDMAAGSFFYPQHSMNHSVPSSSEVAVSRGKEREARLMRYREKRKSRRFDKTIRYASRKAYAETRPRVKGRFAKRCSEDDDALEHEEAACFSPAGSASASSDGVVPSLC, encoded by the exons ATGGAGCTGGAGcagaagccgccgccgccgccggcggggTACTGGAGCGGCGTGGCGGGCGGGCGCCCCTGCGACGCGTGCGCCGCGCGGCCGGCGCGGCTGCACTGCCGCGCGGACGGCGCGTTCCTGTGCCCCGGCTGCGACGCGCGGGCGCACGGCGCCGGGTCGCGGCACGCGCGCGCGTGGCTGTGCGAGGTCTGCGAGCACGCCCCCGCCGCCGTCACCTGCCGCGCCGACGCCGCCGCGCTCTGCGCCGCCTGCGACGCCGACATCCACTCCGCCAACTCGCTCGCGCGCCGCCACGAGCGCCTCCCCGTGGCGCCCTTGCTCGGCGCGCTCTCCGACGCGCCGGCGCCGCAGCACTTCCCCTccgcggcggcggcagcgggggAAGAAGCgtcggcggcggaggaggaggacgGGAGCGACGAGGCCGAGGCGGCGTCGTGGCTGCTCCCCGAGCCCGACAACAGCCACGAGGACAGCGCCGCCGCCGACTCATTCTTCGCGGAGCCGGACGCGTACCTCGGCGTCGACCTGGACTTCGCGCGGTGCGTGGACGGCGTCAAGGCCATCGGCGTGCCGGTCACGCCGGCGCCGCTCGAGCTGGACATGGCTGCCGGCAGCTTCTTCTACCCCCAACACTCCATGAACCACAGC GTGCCGTCGTCCTCTGAGGTGGCGGTGAGCAGGGGGAAGGAGCGGGAGGCGCGGCTGATGCGGTACCGTGAGAAGCGGAAGAGCCGGCGGTTCGACAAGACCATCCGCTACGCGTCCCGCAAGGCGTACGCCGAGACGCGGCCGCGCGTCAAGGGCCGCTTCGCCAAGCGGTGCTCGGAGGACGACGACGCGCTGGAGCACGAGGAAGCGGCGTGCTTCTCGCCCGCGGGGTCGGCGTCGGCGTCGTCGGACGGCGTCGTCCCGTCCTTGTGTTGA
- the LOC103653749 gene encoding LOW QUALITY PROTEIN: helicase protein MOM1 (The sequence of the model RefSeq protein was modified relative to this genomic sequence to represent the inferred CDS: substituted 1 base at 1 genomic stop codon), which produces MGGILFELVGPIHISRDPRTIPRPAASLQRCCASDTRTSHYLGLFTLLKGKHTDEVAKSKQSTVSTKTKKFKEIQFQKLQRLPDGCHPDFDNDHLCSINNHDLLPKMSTPSADLRLLPETGVENMRTPKSLHAELKRELSKLNMVLKLPDNVLFLANQFLXYLLNNHLVVREPRSILYAFNIALCWCAASFLKYTELDHRGSLALASDGLNYECNEAPS; this is translated from the exons ATGGGAGGAATTTTGTTTGAGCTTGTGGGCCCAATTCATATCAGTCGCGACCCTAGGACTATCCCACGGCCTGCGGCGAGCTTGCAGCGCTGCTGTGCCTCGGATACGCGGACAAGTCACTACTTGGGACTATTTACACTCCTAAAAGGGAAACACACAG ATGAAGTTGCTAAATCCAAGCAATCAACTGTCTCCACAAAAACAAAGAAG TTTAAGGAAATTCAATTTCAGAAACTTCAGAGATTGCCAGATGGGTGCCATCCTGATTTTGATAATGATCATCTGTGTTCTATAAATAATCATGACCTGCTTCCTAAAATGAGTACTCCAAGTGCTGACCTTCGTCTACTTCCTGAGACAG GAGTGGAAAACATGAGGACACCTAAAAGTCTTCACGCTGAACTTAAGCGTGAGCTGTCAAAGCTAAATATGGTGTTAAAGCTACCA GATAATGTACTCTTTCTGGCCAACCAGTTCCTTTAATATCTTTTAAATAATCATTTAGTTGTGCGGGAGCCACGGAGCATACTGTATGCGTTCAACATAGCCTTG TGTTGGTGTGCTGCTTCTTTTCTGAAATACACTGAGTTGGATCATCGAGGATCACTTGCCCTTGCTTCAGATGGATTGAATTATGAATGCAATGAGGCTCCATCATAG